A single Tachypleus tridentatus isolate NWPU-2018 chromosome 9, ASM421037v1, whole genome shotgun sequence DNA region contains:
- the Uxt gene encoding uxt prefoldin-like subunit, whose translation MDDGNNFTPELLSEGTNTKPGKEIDVSAKVLKYEHFLNDVLREDLRKFLLERDKICTRIAEYEGLKTVISRIEETSEKGKSLKTEIDFGCNFYVKAVVPNTSHIFIHVGFGFFVEFTMEEAKCFIDKKVEQLNQQLEKLTKDTCKIKAHIKMVYEGLRELQGISEKQEALHRDIF comes from the exons atggatgATGGTAATAATTTTACTCCAGAGCTTCTCAGCGAAGGTACCAACACGAAACCAGGAAAGGAAATTGATGTTTCAGCTAAAGTTTTAAagtatgaacattttttaaatgacGTCCTCAGGGAAGATTTGag GAAGTTTCTCTTAGAACGTGATAAGATCTGCACAAGAATTGCAGAATATGAGGGACTGAAAACAGTGATTAGTAGAATTGAG GAAACTTCTGAAAAGGGCAAATCATTGAAAACTGAAATTGATTTTGGTTGCAATTTTTATGTCAAAGCAGttgt tcCCAATACTTCCCACATCTTCATTCatgttggttttggtttttttgtgGAGTTCACAATGGAAGAAGCAAAATGcttcattgataaaaaagtagagCAACTCAATCAGCAGCTGGAGAAGTTGACAAAAGACACTTGCAAAATAAAAGCTCACATAAAAATGGTTTATGAG GGCCTTAGAGAGTTACAAGGAATCTCTGAGAAACAAGAAGCACTGCACAGAGATATTTTTTAA